GGTGTTCActgtacacatatacacatatatgcaaacacacacagtcacgtACACATGCACTtgcgcccacacacacataaactgaAGCTGAAGAGAGAATAAACACATAGAAAGCCACATAAAGTTATGCAGACGTGAATCTGAATGCACAACCCCCACAATACTAATGCATAccccacacacgcacatacgcacgcacacacacacacacacacacacacacacacacacacacacacacacacacacacacacacacacacacacacacacacacacaaatacagaaattCATTTGTGTGACTACCTGCATTATAGTATTCAGCCTGCTGACACGTAAATTCCCTAAATAGTGATGCTGTGTGCATTTGCATGCTCCAACATGCAAGCTCATgcatacataaaaacaaatacagactgacacacacacaccctcctacATACTAATGCACAATCCTCACGCACAGGCACGGATGAGTACACGCAGGGAAGCACATGCATGGATGCACAGTCATTTGCTGCCTATCACTTACTCACGGAtgtgcatgcgcacacacagaaCTCATTATAGATGCATATAGCGCACACAAACATATAAACACTCCCAgatgcatgcacatacacatacataaatgcactcaccccctccccccacacttAGGCACATGCTTCAGCAGACACATACAAACACGAGCCTTCATCACTCAAATCCCTTGgcacgtacacacacgcactcaccaATATAATTCATGCACACATTATTTCAAACCActctacaaatacacacacacaatcagtcacgacacaaaggcacacacacccAGCCCCGATAAGTCCAACAATGATACAGAACCATATACTGCATCTTTCTCGGCTTtaatgcactcacacacatacagcagggCCAGGGAATACAGAAAACAGATCTTGGGCATCTACTGACATCAGCGAGGCAAAGGCCCGCCTTTTCCATTAGACACTGACGTCAGTTTTCCACAAAACGGTTTCACTCCAAATTACAGGCGATCAAACCCGTCCTCTGCTGACAGTTAAGAATAGATCAATCTTAAGATACATGCAGCAAACAGAGCCACCTCTGCGGACGTTCTTCTCCCTCCAGACTGTGTGGTCAAACTGTCATAAATAGGTACAGAGTATCTACGTCTGACTGTCAATGCAAACAGAGTGGAGACTGTGAAACCCTGAGGATGCACTGGCCCCACTCCAGCCACTAGAGTCAgatgtatgtaaatatatggAAAACACTGAGGTGTGAGagtgcatacatacattcaCAAAGCCACCAGATGTGCTTTTTAATGAGGTTGGCTTCCTTTAATAAACCCCAGTAACTTTGATTCTACTGTGCCTTCAGTATGTTCAGTATTCTTTCAGTCCTGGTCGGTCTACATGAGCAGGTCAAATTGGGCAGCAACAGGTCAATCACTATGAACAGGGCACCATCTAGTGTTGCATGCAGAGTATGGGagagcagttttttttcttgacGGAGAAACACAGCCATATTGGGTGTTTTCTGGCTTTGTGTGCAAAGTGTTTTTCCCCTCATAAAACACTCGGGTCACTGAAAGGTAAGTTTCATGTCGGAGTTAAACTAAAGAGctaaaacagagctgaacaaaCCCAAAAGTGCAGTGGTCTTCCGTGTTTGGTAAGGAGGAGcgggtggggggtggggtgtGTGCAGGGCAAGCAGATGTGACTGTTTGCATATGCTGGGCTATTAAACAAACCAAACCTGTGTGCTTGAGGCACTGCTACATCTCTGGATGAAAGAACATTAAAGCTAAATATGTATTATTCTAGGCAGAGCTGCAACTTTCACTTTCATTACCAATTACTGATAACtttctcgattaatcatttGATCTTTATTCAATGTtggaaaatgctgaaaaaaagcCCATCACATATTCTATTAAAACTCttaaaattgcttgttttgcttGATAATCTATTCAGTGAAGTATAACATTACACAAAGTAAAGCAACAAATCAGTACAATTTAGTTAGCTGGAACATGATATATCTGGCACGTTGTGCTtagttttatatttaattttcagTCAGTCAACTTATCGTTTCAGCTTTGATTCTATCGGATCGGTTAATATTAGAGCTGCATCGACAGAAGTCGAGCaggtcatttttgttttatatcaccGTAAACTCAACATTTTTGGGGTTTTCCACAtttgttggacaaaacaaaaacatttgaagatgtcaccttggggTGTCGAAAACTGGGATGGACATTTTCCTGACATTTCCTAGACCAAACGATTAATTAACTTAGTAATCGGAAGatgaatcaataataaaaataatcattagctgcagccctgTTTATTATATTGCTGTCCCAGGCGCATTTTTGTTGTGATGTCATTTTGTAGACTAAAAAAGAACCGAATAACCTAGCTTTACAAGCAGCATATCTCTAAAATCTTCACAATTTCACTTTTCAAACACAGCAACGCTTGCAATTGAGTCAAATAGTCACTTTTTACCAACATTGTGTTGCTACGCACACCTGTAGTGCCCTGTGTCCTAGTTTGActgttaataaatcattatgGAGTAGTTAGAATTTAATTTTTAGATAATTTAAAATCCAGAAACGTTATGTTTTGCATTGACAGTTTAGTTACGGTCTTACCCAACTGGGCACACACATCACAGGTAGATAATTGTGAGCTTAAAGGTGGGGAAATGAAGGTCCAAAAACCTTTTCACTACAAACGTAACAAACCAAATACCTCAACATTTTACCACTTTAACTTCTGCAACTGCAGAAGACTTTGTTATCTCTGAACACCTGTAATCTCCACAGAAcacacttgtttttttaataaactttgGCTGTTGCTTGTATCATTCCACATTTTCAACATAACAGAGGAAAGTTTAGGATCTGAAACCATGTTTTCAGGTGCTTTCAGGTTGTTTTGGGTGTGGCACAGACACTTCCACTGATAAAAAGTGAGTCTGCAGGATACAAATCCTGCTCACTGAGCTCTCAACAACAAAAACGAAACTTTGcaaagacaataaaacacagcaaATGGTGTTTATTGTCAAAGTGTAGGAGTAGGACAATGTTATATGTGCATAATTCATTATTGTGTACTCTAATTGTGCAACAAACTaagctacagtatatacagaCATCTATCATTAACAGTTGATAGCTGGATGACAGTTATACTGTATAACAGTAAATCTAGTTGGCCGGTTGCTTGGGCAGGACAGCCTTTAAAGACAATCCGTCAAATGCCCAAGACTTTGGTATCATCTGCATCAAATGCAAAATGGTGAATCTTACTTATTACAGTGTAATATCAATCAATACAACTAAACACATCCATTAAAAACATCCACATGAATATACTCAATGCAACAAATGTTATGCAGAAaaatctccccccccccctcattctgtttctctcttttatcTCCATAAAATTCAGTAAAggttaaacaaacatttaaatgttacatATCCCATAAAAGTAAAAGAGAATAATGTAATGAGAACCCTCAGTCTAGATAGCAACGATGCTTTGTGAAAAATATATGTAGAGTGAACTAAACATTTACATGATTTTACAGGTGGAAAGAAAACATCGTTTTGACATAACtctttagaataataataataataataatacagccCCACAGTCTTATGAACATGCTGTGATCTCGTTACTCACTCCGATCATTGTCCATGTGATGTCAGGCCGTCAGCCTGTCACAGGGTTGtgttgtgtcagtgtgtatACATGTTTTTAAGTGACTGCTGTGGATGTATGTGCATCTGTATGTCAGTACGAGTGTGTTTTGGTGCGTTTGCAGGTTTAACAGTCCCCAGAGTTATGCGAATGTGGCCCGGTCTCCATTTTCCAGTCTCTCTGGTCGGTGGCCTCTGCCTGGCCGTGCTGGGAGGCCGCGGGAGACAGGGTCATCTGTCTGCGGGGGTTGCCACTGTGCATGGTGTTCCAGTGGCGCTTCAGATCGGACGCTTTGATGAAGGCTTTTTCGCAGGAGCCGCAGTTGAATGGCCGCTCGCCCCGGTGCTGCCGTTCGTGGTCTTTCAGATGAGACTTGTGCTTGAAAGCCTTTTCGCAGATTTGGCACCCAAAGGGCCGCTCGTTGCTGTGGACCCTCTCATGCCTCTTCAGGTCGGGGCCCCTGATGAAGGCCTtgccacacacaacacaacggtGAGGCTTGAAGCCGGAGTGGATTTTCAGGTGCTCCTTGAGGTGGGCGGCAGTGGTGAAGGCTTTGGGGCAGTGCTCACAGGCGTAGGGCCGGTTGGCGGTAAGCAGCCGCTCCTTTTTGGCGTTGTGGTCCATGGGCTTGGCACCTGAGCTCTGGCAGGAGCCGTGGTCGCGGTGGCCGTACAGCAGGTACTCCAGCTTCATGTcgctggaggaagaggagccccAGCCGTGGCTGTGAGGATCTTTGCTCATGTTGGTGTTGTAGTTGTGCGGCTGAGACACGTGTGAGCCCCCGGGGCCCATACCATCCATCCCCTGATCATAGAAGCTgttcttcctcacttcctccatAGCCAACTCCTTCAGGATGGCGTCCTGAGCTCGCATCCCGTGGTCCCCAGGAGCCTGGTTCTCCCGGGTCTTCATGTTGGTCAGCTCACGTTTCTGGGTGCACAGGTTATCCAGGAAGTTGATCCCCAGGATCTGGCCGGATGACATCATCATATTGATGTCCTTCTTCCTCACAGCGAGCCTGGCTGTGTACATGTAATTCAGCACCTCTTCAAAGATATCAGAGCGGATGAAGTCCAACTCCACGATGGAGTTGTCCTCATCACTCTGTTTCTTGAAAAGCTTTTTGAAGTAGTTGCTGCAGGCTGCCAGGACACAGCGGTGAGCCCTGAACTCTATGttttccaccaccaccaccacatcaCAGTGCTCACCTTCCATCCTCTGCTGGTTGAGCATCTTTAGAAAGGTGGCTTTGTGGTCATAGTCGATATATCTCAGTAAATCAGACATGTTGCACGTCAATTTAGAGCAACCTGCAgaggaaaaacagtaaaacgtCAGATATTTTGATTTGCACAATAAATCGGGCATGTATAACCTGCAAAGCTGAGGGGTGGCGCTCTATTTGCATGCTTCTTATGATAATACATACAGGTTGCATATAggaacaaacatgcacacacgaTTATAAGAATAACTTCCATTTGTTTACAGATGACCGACAAAAATGCAGAGGAGTTGACAAAAGTAGCTAAATTAACCATGCATAAATTTGGAGAAAACCCACACACGATAGGCCCGACAGCAATAAAAGCCGCAGTAATACTAATAAAATGATATATACACgctaacaaacaaaaaaacaaatacactttCTTAACTTAAATAGTGCAATTTAGCCGCTTTGTTCGCGTGACAATCGCGTTGCGTGCAGATAGGATAACCTGACTATTTCACATTTCACTGCGCCCAGCCATTTTGGTCAGCAAGCCTCCATTGACATGTTTCTGGTGTCTTTAAAGCAGTTCACAAACAGCGGGGAACACGGCAACGAACAGGCGAACACACGGCTAAAAAAACCGCCGTGTGTTTTCCTGTGCTGTCCGAAGCAACAAAGAGAAAATAAGAAATCTTAATACCCGAAGCCCTGAACGCGATCCCTGTGTTGTCACGCAAGGCAGTCGACGACGATCCAGAGCTGTcgtttttcctcttcctcctcttgttGTTACTGTTGGTCTCACAGGAAACGGCGCGTTGTTCTGCCGCCACCTACAGCACCGGAGCGGGTACTCCACAAAGATCGTCTATGTTTTAAAAGATGAGTCACTCCGCGCGGCTCTGTCCGAGCACTGAATATCTTCCTCAATGTTTTGACCAAAAACAATTGAACAGCTTTGTCAGTGTCTGTCTATAGCCTAATACACGTATTTGAAATCGAAAAACTGATATACAATTTGATTTACGggacacactcatacacaaaaCTGTTCAGCTCttcatttttaaacagaaaCATGGCACTATTTactattaaaagttaaaaacttaaaaactcAGCTAATGCGCTTCATATATGGGTAGTGGATAAGATTTGATTGACAGTGGTCTGGCAACACGAGCACAGGTTTGATTCTTAAACTTTTTTGCAGTATACTCATACACTAATGTAGCCTACAAACTGGACTAGCCTACTGCATTTTAATGATCTAGCCTAATTTGAATGATTTAATTATGAGCTTGTTCTGTCATTGACATGTAGGCCTATAAATAGGCTGTTACAGTTAGGCCTCTTAAGGGACATCTAATTGCAAATGTCACTTGTCCATCTGtccttttttctgtatttttttttaaataactttttaaaTAGCATGATCATGCATCTGTATAACTGTTATAAAATAACTGTTATAAAATTTCCAAAGGTccatgacaaaataaaataagacaatTGTTGTAAAACATATGGTTAGAGCAAAGGAAAATGtttgtcttctttttattttaaaatgtagcctTTGATTATTTACAGAATTATCAGATCAATACAGTTGGGCTCCATTTAGTCACACACTGCTGAGTAGCCTAAATAAAAAGGGTTTAAGAGATATTGTAGAACTGCAAATCGAAAAAGATCAACTGGCCCTCCTTTTTGTGTCGCCCTCGCACCCAGCAACAGAAGCCGAGTGAGAGCTCTTACCTTTTGTTTCCTCTCTGGCTCACAAGCACGTACACACAGCGTGCGGAGCTTTAAACgcttgtttgagttcaacataaTTACCTATAGCTGTAAAAATCCTGTCTTAATTACCCCGAGGGCGCTTCTTTAAACAGGACAATTAAGTGTTTCGAGCATTTGGTTTAATGAATAATAGATCGACTAAAACTTACAAATTCAACCCCCTCCCATtaacataggcctatttatttatttatttttcaaaccaATGTTTAAGCTTAAGGATTTTAATAATCCCACGTTGTCCATCAGGTTATTTCAGTACCTGAGGTTATGAAATCTGTTTTGGCTCTCATAGCTCAGGTTGTGTAACCCTGAACCCATAGGCCTATATTTTAACTAAGTATGACAATGAATAAAaagaatttagaaaaaaaacgaCATGATAACCTCCCAATTTATAAATTAGGCAAATTTAAGATTTTTGTGATATGATCCCATGGGATCACTAGTGTCTTATTTAATTGAGCACAACCATAGTTTAAGCCCTTATCTGAATTATCACTCAGAACTTTGAGATGTTGAGTCGGTGTAAAAACCTGTCAGTGTTAAAAGATCTCAATCAATGGGTCCAACGGTGACACAAGTTTCACTACTGTGGTCAAAATGTTATTTGAGAAGAAAacagcaaataaaaacaaatgcatttgCCACTTTTATTTCACCATTTTGAGGAAAACATGGCTGTACACGGACACTACTCGGTTATTCAGATACAGTTGAACAGATGAGGGAGGCATACAGTTGACATGTCTAGGGTGGGAGGGTGGGGTGTTTGACAGATCTCTCTTGGCTAAATTGGGCAGAGCTCGGCAGTCTGAGCCCTTTGCATCACAGTCACACAAACCTGGGACTTGTGCTGCAGCCGACCATCTACCCTGGAGAACATTCAAAGCCTGCACAGGCACGTACAAATCTATTTCTTGCACAGAAATCTTGATTCCTTGGCGTTTGCCAAAACAGACCTTCTCTTGTGGAATCAATTGATGAGGAAACAATAAAATACTGAAATGATCATAAAAAGGGAAATGCAATTTGAGTGGATGTGACAAAAATCAACTGTGAAAGATACATTTCTATTATCCTAGGAAAGCTTTGATTTGTACAGAACTGCGCTGTAGTGATTTCTGTGTTGGCATACCTGACGGAAATTCATCGGCTTGTTGGAGTGAGTGAGGCAATGCTGCCAATGAGGTTGGCACTTCTACAGCAAGGTTAAATAGTGTATGCTTCCTAACATATACAGCCTACAGCGATTTAAGTTTCTGGAGTGATGGCTTTGTTTCATAAATAAAACGTTGCTACAATAATTATTCTCAATAATCATAAAAATGCATCAAAGTCATAAGGCAGTGAAAGCAAACCATTTGCTTGCTGCACACAGGTATTCGGCGTGCAGGTGGATCGAGAACCATTTTTAAAATCGTACAGTTTTCAGTATAATCTTGCCATTTGTTTGATAATGCAACATTGCGTCCTTCTCATGCaagatgcatttatttattttgcaggtAATGGTTGCGACTAGCTGCAGCATTTGGAGAGTAGGAGCCTTTCTAATCTTCTGAGAGTCCCGGAGTAATATGTGGCGTTCTGGATGTTGGATTCTAGGTGGTTGAACAGAAAACAGCCCTCAGTGTTACTCCTGGAAGAACAGAGGAAACGGCAGTTAGTACATCCTGCATATTTAATCACATATGAACCTTTAGCGCCACTGTGCACCCTGCCAAAGACCGAAAATGAGCCTGATAAAAGGTTATGGCAGTTACCACCATGAAATAGATGCACCGACGCACAGTTAGAAAAACTGCCAACACaacatagatacacacagactTCTTGGGTACTTTCTGGCTATAACTAACTTACAAACAAAGCTCCCAATGGCTCAACTTTTTTACTACCCATTTTGAGTGTGACCACAAGCAACATGTCACTAAGGCTGGTGGTGTCACAGGTGAGGAACAAACATAGAAAACTATCACTCTCTTATGTGTAATGATGCGGTAtgaatt
This Sander lucioperca isolate FBNREF2018 chromosome 9, SLUC_FBN_1.2, whole genome shotgun sequence DNA region includes the following protein-coding sequences:
- the LOC116045852 gene encoding zinc finger and BTB domain-containing protein 14-like, which codes for MSDLLRYIDYDHKATFLKMLNQQRMEGEHCDVVVVVENIEFRAHRCVLAACSNYFKKLFKKQSDEDNSIVELDFIRSDIFEEVLNYMYTARLAVRKKDINMMMSSGQILGINFLDNLCTQKRELTNMKTRENQAPGDHGMRAQDAILKELAMEEVRKNSFYDQGMDGMGPGGSHVSQPHNYNTNMSKDPHSHGWGSSSSSDMKLEYLLYGHRDHGSCQSSGAKPMDHNAKKERLLTANRPYACEHCPKAFTTAAHLKEHLKIHSGFKPHRCVVCGKAFIRGPDLKRHERVHSNERPFGCQICEKAFKHKSHLKDHERQHRGERPFNCGSCEKAFIKASDLKRHWNTMHSGNPRRQMTLSPAASQHGQAEATDQRDWKMETGPHSHNSGDC